The window ACTCGTGATTTCGTCGAATGTATCACCATCATCAACGGATACGTACACCATCGGTGGCTCGGTCCCAACGTAAACGGTCTCAGGATTACTGGGGTGTTGCGCAACATCCCACACCCATCGATCTTCGAATCCGAGATCCTCGATGGTTCTTCCTGCGTCAGTTGTCCGATACAGACCCCATCCTCGGAGTCCACACCCGACGTACGCAGCTGCTGGATTCGATGGGTCGACGGCGATTCCGCGGACCGCATTGTCCCTGACTCCGCGAGCAATAATCTCAAGCCCGCTGGGAGTAAGACGAGCCACTCGAAACCCATCCCGGGTGCCAAGGTACAGTATACACGAGTCGAATTCGAGTGACTCCATACTAGAAGGCTATTCAACAAAACACAAAACCGTTCTCAGAAAAACATTTCAGACAATTATTCTACATTCTTGGTGATGTCAGTGATAGAGAACGATTCGTCGAGAGTCACATCCAACTGTTGTGAACCAAGGGGAATGCGGACGAGCGTTTCGAGATTGTCAGAAAAAATCACTCCTACGACGATTGCGATTCCTTGAACTCCAGACGTTCATTGGGATGGTCGGCTGCGGTACTCCACAGGGATGCCTGAAGCTGGCGGCACGTACGTCTACGGTGTGCCGATTGCTAGGGGACGATTGTCACGGGAACGGCTGATCGTTTCAGGACGCCTCTAGCCACACTTCCAAGTAGTGTTGCTTCAAGACCAGATCGGCCACGACTACCCATTACAATGTGATCTACACCATTGCGTTCAGCGTACTCAAGGATTTTTTCTGCGGGAGCTCCTGCCTCAATGACGGTTTCGATTCTCCGATTGCCTGCTTCATCCTTATTACGGTATCTTTCAAAAATCTGTTCAACATATTCACGTCTCTCCTGCTCATTTTTCTCAGCTTTACCATAATCAAATCCCTCAGCAGTCGGATAGCTGAAAATGGTGACTGGATTAAGTATGTGCAGGAGGGTTATCTTCTGGCTTGGAATCTCTTCTAAGACATATTCAAAGGCGCTCTCAGAACTGGACGACACGTCTACCGGAACGAGAACATGCTGCTCCATACTCCCCAATTCGCTTCTGACAGTCAACAACCTTCCCCTGACTAGGAAACGTACAGCAGACGCGCGCTGCATTCCTCGCGCCCGTCGGAACGTACTCTGTCCGTCTCAGAAGTCGCGTGCTGCATACAACGGTTGAATTCAGCAATTCGGTATTCATATCGGTGGTCGCTAACGATGGTTACAGTAACTGAATCTCAATAAACACGAGAAAAACGGTTCCCATGATACTTCCGCAAATCACTGAGAGTAGAAGAGAATTGTCACCGAATTCGTCTTCTACTATACGGTATTTTGGCCGAGCAGCACACAGTCTCAGTTCGACGCGAGGCTGACTTTCGAGAACGTATTTTCGCCACAGATTGGGCACTCTTGACGCATAACTGGGAGCACAATGCTGTTGTCAGGCTTTACTCGCGCCGTGCAAACATACCCGCACCGATTACAGCGGACAAATTGCTTTTTCATTGGAGGTCTCAGTTACAGCTAATCGGTAGACGATTCTCCTGATGAAGCATCATCAAATTGAGGAGAAGACGACACAACATACTCGTCGGGTCTTGTTGGATTCGGCTAGTTGCAGAAAGCGACGGACGGAATTAACACTTTGCTGCAGATATCCGACGACTCTTAGGAGACCGTCATAACCGAGGGTCACACACTCTCACCATACTCGTCGTTTCTGAGCCTACGAAAATGGCGTTGACGCCGAGTCACTCATCAGCTTATAGGAGTCACTTATCACATTACCTCTACAGTTCGTCCATGGAACTTACTCGACGCTGTCTCCTTGCATATCCCGTTCATCGCGGATTTCATCGTATGGCGTCGTGACATACCTTCCTTCCTCGAATAGAGTTAGTCGACCAGTTTCTTCGCTGAGCGTAATTGTCGTCACCACTTCGGGCCGAGCGGACGTATCGGCCGCACTCATGTGGCGTGAACCCATCCAGTCTTCATACTCTATGGCGTGTTCGCTTTGAGGTACCGTGTCGGGGGTAAAATCGAGGAACCGAACCATCTGCTTTTGGATCACTCCGTCGACGCTAATCACCACCGCACCGTCTCGCG of the Haloprofundus salilacus genome contains:
- a CDS encoding universal stress protein, translated to MEQHVLVPVDVSSSSESAFEYVLEEIPSQKITLLHILNPVTIFSYPTAEGFDYGKAEKNEQERREYVEQIFERYRNKDEAGNRRIETVIEAGAPAEKILEYAERNGVDHIVMGSRGRSGLEATLLGSVARGVLKRSAVPVTIVP
- a CDS encoding diadenylate cyclase, with amino-acid sequence MTSKDPLDIEYLTHERVQRLIDVVRFCVEEISLTFDQWDEPHVTGPGLYFAIVSGHSVRDYADVMGDDYWPVDISHEVLEDVDSFYDAASEVAMSRDGAVVISVDGVIQKQMVRFLDFTPDTVPQSEHAIEYEDWMGSRHMSAADTSARPEVVTTITLSEETGRLTLFEEGRYVTTPYDEIRDERDMQGDSVE